Proteins encoded by one window of Gammaproteobacteria bacterium:
- a CDS encoding F0F1 ATP synthase subunit delta, with protein sequence MTIDWTSLALQTINVLVLLWLLQRFLYRPVLAVLERRQTEIGERLAKSEAARLEAEAAKTAAAAEHASLAARREQRLAQVQTEAEAARAARMQDVAAQSARLLDEARQQIERERAEAETQLREQVATLATDFAARVLQRVPAGVLTRAYLEDLARQTQALQALGASELRVVSATPLAEDEAAAVQARLGPLLGQPVQWRFEVDESLIAGLAVHADDSVVAHSLAQDLERLKAAALEHDTV encoded by the coding sequence ATGACGATCGACTGGACCAGTCTGGCCCTGCAGACGATCAACGTTCTGGTACTGCTGTGGCTGCTGCAACGCTTCCTGTACCGGCCGGTACTGGCGGTGCTCGAGCGGCGCCAAACGGAAATCGGCGAGCGCCTCGCCAAATCCGAGGCGGCGCGGCTCGAAGCCGAAGCGGCGAAGACCGCGGCCGCCGCCGAACATGCCAGCCTCGCGGCGCGGCGCGAGCAACGGCTCGCACAGGTCCAGACCGAAGCCGAAGCCGCCCGCGCCGCGCGCATGCAGGACGTTGCGGCACAAAGCGCGCGGTTGCTCGATGAGGCGCGTCAACAGATCGAACGCGAGCGCGCCGAGGCCGAGACGCAGCTGCGCGAGCAGGTCGCCACGCTGGCCACGGACTTCGCCGCCCGCGTGCTCCAGCGGGTGCCGGCCGGCGTGCTGACGCGGGCCTATCTCGAAGACCTGGCGAGGCAGACGCAAGCCTTGCAGGCGCTCGGCGCATCGGAACTGCGCGTGGTCTCCGCCACGCCGCTGGCCGAGGACGAAGCCGCGGCCGTGCAGGCGCGTCTGGGCCCGCTGCTGGGGCAGCCGGTGCAATGGCGCTTCGAAGTCGACGAAAGCCTGATCGCGGGGCTGGCGGTACACGCCGACGACAGTGTCGTCGCGCACAGCCTGGCGCAGGACCT
- a CDS encoding F0F1 ATP synthase subunit C, producing MDTNWIEVMSIVSAALAVAFGALGPALGEGRAVASAMDALARQPEASATISRTLFVGLAMIETTAIYCLVIALLLLFANPFIG from the coding sequence ATGGATACCAACTGGATCGAAGTCATGAGCATCGTCAGTGCCGCCCTGGCCGTGGCCTTCGGCGCGCTCGGGCCGGCGCTCGGCGAAGGCCGCGCGGTGGCGTCGGCGATGGACGCACTGGCCCGCCAGCCGGAAGCCTCGGCAACGATCTCGCGCACCCTGTTCGTCGGTCTGGCGATGATCGAGACCACGGCGATCTACTGCCTCGTCATCGCCTTGCTGCTGCTGTTCGCCAATCCGTTCATCGGCTGA
- a CDS encoding F0F1 ATP synthase subunit A — translation MMKSPLVSEVLFQIGPVAIGHQVAATWALMCALSLFCYLGTRRLEVEAPGRLQVLFETFVETVQSQIRDTMRCEPRRFLPLIATLFLFIFFANLSSLIPGFEPPTASIETDAALALIVFCSVIVQGLRSHGLLGYLRTFAAPSWVMIPLNLLEQLTRTFALMVRLFGNVMSGVFVIAVVLSLAGLFVPIPFMALDLLTGAIQAYIFTVLAMVFIGAAVHEDS, via the coding sequence ATCATGAAATCTCCGCTGGTCTCGGAAGTGCTGTTCCAAATCGGCCCCGTGGCAATCGGGCATCAGGTTGCCGCCACCTGGGCCTTGATGTGCGCGCTGAGCCTGTTCTGCTATCTCGGCACGCGACGGCTCGAGGTCGAGGCGCCGGGCCGTTTGCAGGTGCTCTTCGAAACCTTCGTTGAAACCGTGCAATCGCAGATTCGCGACACCATGAGATGCGAACCGCGCCGCTTTCTGCCGCTGATCGCGACGCTGTTTCTGTTCATTTTCTTCGCCAATCTGTCGTCGCTGATTCCCGGCTTCGAACCGCCGACCGCGTCGATCGAAACCGACGCGGCACTGGCGCTGATCGTGTTCTGCTCGGTGATCGTGCAGGGCCTGCGCTCGCACGGCCTGCTCGGCTATCTGCGGACCTTCGCCGCGCCGAGCTGGGTGATGATTCCGCTGAATCTGCTCGAACAGCTGACGCGCACGTTTGCCTTGATGGTGCGCCTGTTCGGCAACGTCATGAGCGGCGTGTTCGTCATCGCCGTGGTGCTGTCGCTGGCCGGCCTGTTCGTGCCGATTCCGTTCATGGCGCTGGATCTGCTCACGGGCGCGATCCAGGCCTACATCTTCACCGTGCTGGCGATGGTCTTCATCGGCGCCGCCGTGCACGAAGACTCCTGA
- a CDS encoding AtpZ/AtpI family protein — MNPQGKDEDEVLAGVRRRVERVRRWRREGDPSLARQFARVGVLGWLVVVPALLGIALGRWLDRLFDSGVFFGGALLFAGICLGCWSGWRWMQES; from the coding sequence ATGAATCCGCAAGGCAAGGACGAGGACGAAGTGCTGGCAGGCGTGCGCCGCCGCGTCGAGCGCGTGCGTCGCTGGCGCCGCGAGGGCGATCCCAGCCTGGCGCGCCAGTTCGCGCGCGTCGGCGTGTTGGGCTGGCTGGTGGTGGTGCCGGCACTGCTCGGCATCGCCCTGGGACGCTGGCTCGACCGACTGTTCGACAGCGGCGTGTTCTTCGGCGGCGCGCTGCTGTTCGCCGGAATCTGTCTCGGCTGCTGGTCCGGCTGGCGCTGGATGCAGGAATCATGA
- a CDS encoding F0F1 ATP synthase subunit epsilon — translation MRLRLTSLGELLVDAEVRSVRAEDDSGAFGLLPHHVDFLTTLRIGVVSWCDVEGQAHHCAVRGGVLTVRAGEVSVATREAVINDDLEQLESTVLARFQDREDEERQARVGGQQLELRAARQILRYLNPGRGGMP, via the coding sequence ATGAGGCTGCGTCTGACCAGTCTCGGCGAATTGCTGGTCGACGCCGAGGTGCGCTCGGTGCGCGCCGAGGACGACAGCGGTGCCTTCGGCCTGCTGCCGCATCACGTCGATTTTCTGACCACGCTCAGGATCGGCGTCGTCAGCTGGTGCGATGTCGAAGGGCAGGCGCACCACTGCGCCGTACGCGGCGGCGTGCTGACGGTGCGTGCGGGCGAGGTGTCGGTGGCCACGCGCGAAGCCGTGATCAACGACGACCTGGAGCAGCTCGAGTCGACCGTGCTGGCGCGCTTTCAGGATCGCGAGGACGAGGAGCGCCAGGCGCGCGTCGGTGGGCAGCAGCTGGAGCTGCGCGCCGCCCGCCAGATTCTGCGTTATCTGAATCCCGGCCGCGGCGGCATGCCATGA
- the atpD gene encoding F0F1 ATP synthase subunit beta: MQARRVGRMNNTSIGIVRAVRGAVVDVHFGAGELPPLESALRIHASGLDRPLLVEVQSHVDPETVRCVALSGTAGIARGAQAHASGGSLTIPVGPDVLGRLIDVSGRIGDGGAALPAETPQWPIQRPPPALDRRSAHVDLFETGIKVIDLLAPVGQGSKAAMFGGAGVGKTVLVLELIQAMAAGYEGISVFAGIGERSREGHELLLDMRNSGMLDKTALLFGQMNEPPGARWRIALAALTVAEYFRDEQHQNVLLLMDNVFRFVQAGAEVSGLLGRLPSRVGYQPTLASEVAALQERIASVGGRSVTAIEAVYVPADDFTDPAVTTIATHLESQVMLSRAMAAEGMYPAVDPLMSSSVLLDPSLVGERHYAVAQQVREVISHYRELQDIISLLGIEELGAQDRLSVGRARRLQRFLTQPFVVTEAFTGKPGRSVKLGDTISGCETILAGKTDDWPEEAFFMAGTLAEVRERAGVEAEA, translated from the coding sequence ATGCAAGCGCGTAGAGTCGGCCGCATGAACAACACCTCGATCGGGATCGTGCGCGCCGTGCGTGGCGCCGTGGTCGACGTGCATTTCGGAGCAGGCGAGTTGCCGCCACTCGAATCGGCGCTGCGAATTCACGCCTCCGGGCTGGACCGGCCGCTGCTGGTGGAGGTGCAGAGCCACGTCGACCCCGAGACCGTGCGTTGCGTGGCGCTGTCCGGTACCGCCGGTATCGCCCGTGGCGCGCAGGCGCATGCGAGCGGCGGGTCACTGACCATTCCGGTGGGGCCCGATGTACTCGGCCGGCTGATCGACGTGAGCGGGCGCATCGGCGACGGCGGCGCGGCACTGCCCGCCGAGACACCGCAATGGCCGATCCAGCGTCCGCCGCCGGCGCTGGATCGGCGCAGCGCACACGTCGATCTGTTCGAGACCGGCATCAAGGTGATCGACCTGCTGGCGCCGGTCGGGCAGGGCAGCAAGGCGGCGATGTTCGGCGGTGCCGGTGTCGGCAAGACCGTGCTGGTGCTGGAACTGATCCAGGCGATGGCCGCCGGCTACGAGGGCATTTCGGTGTTCGCCGGCATCGGCGAGCGCTCGCGCGAAGGCCATGAGCTACTGCTCGACATGCGTAACTCCGGCATGCTCGACAAGACCGCACTGCTGTTCGGGCAGATGAACGAGCCGCCGGGCGCGCGTTGGCGCATCGCCCTGGCGGCGCTGACGGTGGCGGAGTATTTCCGCGACGAGCAGCATCAGAACGTGCTGCTGCTGATGGACAACGTGTTCCGCTTCGTCCAGGCCGGCGCCGAGGTCTCGGGCCTGCTCGGACGCCTGCCGTCGCGCGTCGGTTACCAGCCGACGCTGGCCAGCGAGGTCGCAGCCTTGCAGGAACGCATCGCCTCGGTCGGCGGGCGTTCGGTCACGGCGATCGAGGCGGTCTACGTGCCGGCCGACGATTTCACGGACCCGGCCGTGACCACGATCGCGACCCATCTCGAAAGCCAGGTCATGCTGTCCCGCGCGATGGCGGCCGAAGGCATGTATCCGGCGGTCGATCCGCTGATGTCGAGCTCGGTGCTGCTCGATCCCAGTCTGGTCGGCGAGCGCCATTACGCGGTGGCGCAACAGGTCCGCGAGGTGATCTCCCACTATCGCGAACTGCAGGACATCATCTCCCTGCTGGGCATCGAGGAACTCGGCGCGCAGGACCGGCTCAGCGTGGGGCGCGCGCGACGTCTGCAACGCTTTCTGACGCAGCCGTTCGTCGTGACCGAAGCCTTCACCGGCAAGCCCGGCCGCAGCGTCAAGCTCGGCGATACCATCAGCGGCTGCGAGACCATCCTCGCCGGGAAGACCGACGATTGGCCGGAAGAAGCCTTCTTCATGGCCGGTACGCTGGCCGAGGTGCGTGAGCGCGCCGGCGTGGAGGCTGAGGCATGA
- a CDS encoding high-potential iron-sulfur protein has product MQKQYDRRRFIKLAGASLATVTVGGLWAAPVLAQEKLLTSDPTAQALHFVEDVSTLDKSQAPTYKEGSHCGDCVLYQVASEKDGYAPCGAFGGKLVPKSGWCAAWAAQPG; this is encoded by the coding sequence ATGCAGAAGCAGTACGATCGTCGTCGTTTCATCAAGCTTGCAGGCGCTTCCTTGGCCACCGTCACTGTCGGCGGCCTATGGGCGGCCCCGGTGCTGGCGCAAGAAAAGCTTTTGACGAGCGACCCCACCGCGCAGGCCTTGCACTTCGTCGAAGACGTTTCCACGCTCGACAAGTCCCAGGCGCCGACCTACAAGGAAGGCAGCCATTGCGGCGATTGCGTGCTGTACCAGGTCGCCTCCGAGAAGGACGGCTACGCGCCCTGCGGCGCGTTCGGCGGCAAACTCGTGCCCAAGAGCGGCTGGTGCGCAGCCTGGGCCGCACAGCCGGGCTGA
- a CDS encoding cytochrome c4: MDLRDSPVVLAGDPRAGADKAGTCQACHGEAGHSVVPSFPALAGLPQSYLYFQLEEYKSGRRIDPVMSAQAQGLSEQDMLDLAAYFSTQGAKPLEASAEDQVIDRGREIYAQGDSKQGIPPCQGCHGADGRGPRPQTANTRTPWHSFPSLAGQQSAYVLSQLKAFKSGTRDSNSNARVMQGVVHGMDEATMQALAEYVKTLP; the protein is encoded by the coding sequence GTGGACTTGCGGGATTCGCCGGTGGTGCTGGCCGGCGACCCGAGGGCCGGGGCGGACAAGGCCGGCACCTGCCAGGCCTGTCACGGCGAAGCCGGCCACTCCGTGGTGCCGAGCTTTCCGGCGCTGGCGGGCTTGCCTCAGAGCTACCTCTACTTTCAACTGGAAGAGTACAAGAGCGGCCGGCGTATTGATCCCGTAATGTCCGCTCAGGCGCAGGGCCTGAGCGAGCAGGACATGCTGGATCTTGCGGCGTATTTCTCCACGCAAGGCGCCAAGCCGCTGGAGGCAAGCGCCGAGGATCAGGTGATTGATCGCGGGCGCGAAATCTACGCGCAAGGCGATTCGAAGCAGGGCATACCGCCGTGTCAGGGTTGCCACGGCGCCGATGGCCGCGGTCCGCGCCCGCAGACCGCGAACACGCGGACGCCGTGGCACAGCTTTCCGTCACTGGCCGGCCAGCAAAGCGCCTACGTGCTGTCGCAGCTCAAGGCGTTCAAGAGCGGAACGCGCGATTCGAACAGCAATGCCCGTGTCATGCAGGGCGTGGTACACGGCATGGACGAAGCCACGATGCAGGCCCTGGCCGAGTACGTGAAAACGCTGCCCTGA
- a CDS encoding MtrB/PioB family outer membrane beta-barrel protein: MTVNHALIALLGLGVGIACAPAYADSSDTARVADIQYGNGLDPSGFAALSDQADPVGMSWLHAGSLRSPSGIPYGFPALPPPEHERGEWRYSGLLSAGVINLSGDDDAQLFRQYTDWSNGLVLGSLWFDAYRPDSGHYADLRASHLSENDQFYRFRAGRYGRYKIEGFYRDMPHVVSTTAYPIWNGVGSDSLTLPEGLTPGASDPAAIAAAVSAAPRSTIRVDRTRTGLSVEGNVAKRWIGYAAVSNEERDGTRLWGGSMFFNYPFADNGGIVETVRPIDFTTTDLSVGARFVGDLWQFNAVYSGSFFRNHKDSLDFESPFILSPVTGTPAAGAVGYGQFSLEPDNDAHNLRLELSRRLPWNGQMSLTGAVGTMRQDETLLAPVTCEGSIGVSGTPFVADCADWNSSASLSQTTADARIDTLLLDAKFSFRPSAKFGWRAELRHYGEDNKTDYLAYNPLTGEYGYISENGSQGSVVPGEMGIFDPNNPLYQSYFAHIRSTPYATDKTNFDLGGDWRVNWQNTLSLSFGFERREPEYRERSRVDESRATLAWVSRSIADGSLRVSYEFADRGGDSYDYFPYDAFYSTGIDGFVEEEGASPFTVSAMRKYDLSDRRQHKFRGIFIHPVGLTGTVSTILYGQYNDYSARIGRQGDRNIGLTMQWDYQPAPYFSMGVYAGAEVGELNITNVADNEGIASSDPSLGGDKYPLENVWDETSQTQDLNFGLNLVRDFGRTRVDAAYSFVYTRGEIAYDYASLGAIASNQQAYPGEFSAYPDTHYRVHSFDLGLTRNFSQRFAARLFGRYEVGDFDDWHYLGFEDARLYDHRIYTDEGPSRHYEASLVGVMLQFKL; the protein is encoded by the coding sequence ATGACAGTCAATCACGCTCTGATCGCACTGCTCGGGCTGGGTGTCGGTATCGCCTGCGCCCCGGCCTACGCCGATTCCAGCGACACCGCCCGTGTGGCCGATATCCAATACGGCAACGGGCTCGATCCCAGTGGTTTCGCCGCGCTGTCCGATCAAGCCGATCCCGTAGGCATGTCGTGGCTGCACGCCGGCAGTCTGCGTTCACCCAGCGGTATCCCCTACGGCTTTCCCGCGTTGCCGCCACCGGAACACGAACGGGGCGAATGGCGTTACAGCGGCCTGCTCAGCGCGGGTGTCATCAATCTTTCGGGTGACGACGATGCACAGCTGTTCCGGCAATACACCGACTGGAGCAATGGCCTGGTGCTGGGTTCGCTGTGGTTCGACGCCTATCGTCCGGACAGCGGCCACTACGCGGATCTGCGGGCAAGCCACCTCAGCGAGAACGATCAGTTCTACCGCTTTCGCGCCGGACGCTACGGGCGCTACAAGATCGAAGGTTTCTACCGCGACATGCCGCATGTGGTGTCGACCACCGCGTACCCGATCTGGAACGGCGTCGGTAGCGACAGCCTGACGCTGCCCGAAGGGCTCACGCCGGGCGCCAGCGACCCGGCCGCAATCGCGGCCGCCGTATCCGCGGCGCCGCGCAGCACGATTCGCGTCGACCGTACGCGCACCGGCCTGAGCGTCGAAGGCAATGTCGCGAAGCGCTGGATCGGCTACGCCGCCGTCAGCAACGAGGAGCGCGACGGCACGCGTTTGTGGGGCGGGTCGATGTTCTTCAACTACCCGTTTGCCGACAACGGCGGCATCGTCGAAACCGTGCGCCCGATCGACTTCACCACCACCGACCTCAGCGTCGGCGCCCGCTTCGTCGGCGATCTCTGGCAGTTCAACGCGGTCTACAGCGGTTCGTTCTTCCGCAATCACAAGGACAGCCTGGATTTCGAAAGCCCGTTCATCCTTTCGCCGGTGACCGGTACGCCGGCTGCGGGTGCGGTGGGCTACGGCCAGTTCTCGCTGGAGCCGGACAACGACGCGCACAACCTGCGCCTGGAACTGTCGCGCCGTCTTCCCTGGAACGGGCAGATGTCATTGACCGGTGCCGTGGGCACCATGCGTCAGGACGAGACCCTGCTGGCGCCGGTGACGTGCGAGGGCTCGATCGGCGTTTCAGGAACACCATTCGTGGCCGACTGCGCCGATTGGAACAGCAGCGCCTCGCTGTCGCAGACCACGGCCGACGCGCGCATCGACACCTTGCTGCTCGATGCCAAGTTCAGCTTCCGGCCCAGCGCAAAGTTCGGCTGGCGCGCTGAGTTGCGCCACTACGGCGAGGACAACAAAACCGACTACCTGGCCTACAACCCCTTGACCGGCGAATACGGTTACATCTCCGAAAACGGCTCACAGGGCAGCGTCGTGCCTGGGGAAATGGGCATCTTCGACCCCAACAATCCGCTGTATCAGTCCTACTTCGCTCACATCCGTTCCACGCCGTACGCCACCGACAAGACCAATTTCGATCTAGGCGGAGACTGGCGCGTGAACTGGCAGAACACGCTGAGCCTCTCGTTCGGATTCGAGCGTCGCGAGCCTGAATATCGCGAACGGTCGAGGGTCGACGAAAGCCGCGCGACCCTGGCCTGGGTCAGCCGTTCGATCGCGGATGGCTCCCTGCGCGTGAGCTACGAGTTCGCCGACCGTGGCGGAGACAGCTACGACTATTTTCCGTATGACGCGTTCTATTCCACCGGCATCGACGGCTTCGTGGAGGAAGAAGGCGCCAGCCCGTTCACCGTGTCGGCGATGCGCAAGTACGACCTCAGCGACCGGCGTCAGCACAAATTCCGTGGCATCTTCATCCACCCGGTCGGGCTGACCGGAACGGTCTCGACGATCCTGTACGGCCAGTACAACGACTACAGCGCACGCATCGGCCGTCAGGGCGACCGCAACATCGGATTGACGATGCAGTGGGACTACCAGCCGGCACCCTATTTCAGCATGGGCGTCTACGCCGGCGCCGAGGTCGGCGAGCTGAACATCACCAATGTCGCGGACAACGAAGGCATTGCCAGCTCAGATCCCAGCTTGGGCGGCGACAAATATCCCCTGGAGAATGTCTGGGACGAAACCAGCCAGACGCAGGATCTCAATTTTGGGCTCAACCTCGTGCGAGACTTCGGGCGTACCCGCGTCGACGCCGCCTACAGCTTCGTTTACACGCGTGGCGAGATCGCCTACGACTACGCTTCGCTGGGCGCCATCGCCTCCAACCAGCAAGCCTATCCGGGCGAATTCTCCGCCTATCCTGACACGCACTACCGCGTGCACAGCTTCGATCTGGGGCTTACACGCAATTTCTCACAGCGTTTCGCGGCGCGCCTGTTCGGACGTTACGAAGTCGGCGATTTCGACGATTGGCACTATCTCGGATTCGAAGACGCCAGGCTCTATGACCACCGCATCTACACCGACGAAGGCCCCAGCCGCCACTACGAAGCCAGCCTCGTCGGCGTGATGCTGCAGTTCAAGCTTTGA
- a CDS encoding DmsE family decaheme c-type cytochrome, whose product MKRAGRWASAAATLLASAAMLVGAITVHAQDDADSAAPSNPHKLPETDMGVGAMRHYLDIEAGVDATGAASLAHAAAARNPQAPDAIPIGSATCVACHSQENLQFSHTIHARALHSGALGSNADRTCESCHGPGSLHAASPTVAGSIIAFTHGSATPVETQTETCLGCHTGGARQHWIGSIHEARGLSCSDCHNPMAKMSPEGLLTKQSISETCAGCHRDVRAKFNRRSHMPLPEGQISCVDCHNPHGSITDPLLKTDTVNGTCYTCHAEKRGPLLFEHPPVRENCLNCHDPHGSNQQTLLVAPLPMLCQQCHTMTRHPNDLQTPAGFGTGSAPDERLMGRACISCHTNIHGSNNPSGAKFHK is encoded by the coding sequence ATGAAGCGAGCTGGGAGATGGGCGAGCGCGGCGGCGACGCTGCTCGCGAGCGCCGCAATGCTGGTGGGGGCGATCACGGTGCACGCCCAGGACGACGCGGACAGCGCCGCGCCATCGAATCCACACAAGTTGCCGGAAACCGACATGGGCGTGGGCGCGATGCGCCACTACCTGGATATCGAAGCCGGCGTGGATGCGACCGGCGCCGCCTCATTGGCACACGCCGCCGCCGCCAGGAACCCTCAGGCTCCGGACGCGATCCCGATCGGCAGTGCCACCTGCGTGGCCTGCCACAGTCAGGAGAACCTGCAGTTCTCGCACACGATTCATGCACGCGCGCTGCATTCCGGTGCCCTGGGTTCGAACGCGGACCGCACCTGCGAAAGCTGCCATGGTCCCGGTTCGCTGCATGCCGCCAGCCCGACCGTTGCGGGCAGCATCATCGCCTTCACGCACGGCAGTGCCACGCCCGTGGAAACCCAGACCGAAACCTGCCTCGGTTGCCATACCGGTGGCGCGCGTCAGCACTGGATCGGTTCGATACACGAGGCGCGGGGGCTGTCCTGCTCGGATTGCCACAACCCGATGGCGAAGATGTCGCCCGAGGGCTTGCTGACTAAGCAATCGATCAGCGAAACCTGCGCCGGCTGCCACCGTGACGTGCGTGCCAAGTTCAACCGGCGCTCGCACATGCCCTTGCCGGAAGGGCAGATCTCCTGCGTGGATTGCCACAACCCGCACGGCTCCATCACCGATCCGCTGCTCAAGACCGATACCGTCAACGGCACCTGCTACACCTGCCATGCGGAGAAGCGCGGCCCCTTGTTGTTCGAGCATCCTCCGGTCCGCGAAAACTGCCTGAATTGCCACGATCCGCATGGCTCCAACCAGCAGACCCTGCTGGTCGCCCCATTGCCGATGCTGTGCCAGCAGTGCCACACGATGACGCGCCATCCCAACGATCTGCAGACGCCGGCGGGCTTCGGTACCGGGTCCGCGCCGGATGAGCGCTTGATGGGACGCGCCTGCATCAGTTGCCACACCAATATCCACGGCTCGAACAATCCGTCCGGCGCGAAGTTCCACAAGTAG
- a CDS encoding TetR/AcrR family transcriptional regulator, with translation MTNKRVDRRHAAKTIVRPTATVAGAQQFRTARSRDRNRRIREAATALFLEYGYDGVSIDDVVRRVGGSKATVYSQFANKEALFVTVIEDLSDEFVAELKAVSTSRMGLENGLRRIANKLLEILLRPRHLAYWRLIVSEAARIPEVTRAWFRHGPAASSHFIAGFIAHHQQTGTVRRIDPEQAATLFHDMAITSIFHRAVIGDTPSEAEIESTVNLAVKIFVHGTRS, from the coding sequence ATGACCAACAAGCGAGTAGATCGCCGCCACGCCGCGAAAACGATCGTTCGCCCGACCGCCACAGTCGCCGGCGCTCAGCAGTTTCGCACCGCCCGCAGCCGCGACCGCAACCGTCGCATCCGCGAGGCCGCCACCGCGCTGTTCCTGGAATACGGCTACGACGGCGTCTCGATCGACGACGTGGTCAGGCGTGTCGGCGGCTCCAAGGCCACGGTCTACAGCCAGTTCGCCAACAAGGAGGCCCTGTTCGTCACCGTCATCGAGGATCTCAGCGACGAATTCGTCGCCGAACTCAAAGCCGTGAGCACGAGCCGCATGGGGCTCGAAAACGGCCTGCGCCGGATCGCGAACAAGCTACTCGAGATTTTGCTCCGTCCGAGGCATCTCGCCTACTGGCGCCTGATCGTGTCCGAAGCCGCGCGCATCCCCGAGGTCACGCGGGCATGGTTCCGCCATGGCCCGGCGGCGTCCAGCCATTTCATCGCCGGCTTCATTGCCCACCACCAGCAGACCGGCACCGTGCGTCGCATCGACCCCGAGCAAGCGGCGACCCTGTTCCACGACATGGCGATCACCTCGATCTTCCACCGCGCGGTGATCGGCGACACGCCGAGCGAGGCCGAAATCGAGAGCACCGTGAATCTGGCCGTCAAAATCTTCGTGCACGGCACCCGAAGCTAA
- a CDS encoding MBL fold metallo-hydrolase, translating to MAAPAPAETAPMPAGGAVAETFEVTPISHATAVLHWADKVIYLDPVGGAEAFAGMDAPDLVLVTDIHGDHLSADTLMAVVGDATVIVAPQAVIDQLPEPLAPRTTMLANGQSLTEHGFSIEAIPMYNLPESADAFHPKGRGNGYVIERGGLRIYVAGDTEDVPEMRALKDIDVAFIPMNLPYTMTVEDAADGVLAFAPKRVYPYHFRGTEGLSDVEKFKSLVNSGNPDIEVELFDWYSGT from the coding sequence ATGGCCGCGCCCGCGCCGGCCGAGACTGCGCCGATGCCGGCCGGAGGCGCTGTCGCCGAAACCTTCGAGGTGACGCCGATTTCGCACGCCACGGCCGTCTTGCACTGGGCCGATAAGGTGATCTATCTCGACCCGGTGGGTGGAGCGGAGGCCTTCGCCGGTATGGACGCGCCGGATCTGGTGCTGGTCACCGATATTCACGGAGACCACCTCAGCGCGGATACGCTGATGGCGGTGGTCGGGGACGCGACCGTCATCGTTGCGCCGCAGGCCGTGATCGATCAACTGCCCGAGCCTCTCGCGCCGCGCACGACGATGCTCGCGAACGGGCAGAGCCTCACCGAGCACGGCTTTTCGATCGAGGCGATACCGATGTACAACCTGCCCGAAAGTGCGGATGCGTTTCATCCCAAAGGGCGCGGCAACGGTTACGTGATCGAGCGCGGAGGTCTGCGCATCTACGTGGCCGGCGATACCGAGGACGTGCCGGAAATGCGCGCGCTCAAGGACATCGACGTGGCGTTCATTCCCATGAACCTGCCGTACACCATGACCGTGGAAGACGCCGCGGACGGGGTATTGGCCTTCGCCCCGAAGCGGGTTTACCCATATCACTTCCGTGGAACGGAGGGGCTCAGCGATGTCGAAAAATTCAAATCCCTGGTGAACAGCGGCAATCCGGATATCGAGGTGGAGCTGTTCGACTGGTATTCCGGCACCTAG
- a CDS encoding MarR family winged helix-turn-helix transcriptional regulator produces MPSSSVSRPEPLACTCFRLRRAAREISKIYDQALAGVGLSLNEYSILRHSRSEPRILGELALALGMDRSTLTRNLKPLIESGWLVQTPGLDARQRQVAITAAGRARLRLARPHWQRAQLQIQALFGEDRTRGLHHDLDELHERYAAQFGGPS; encoded by the coding sequence ATGCCGTCATCCAGCGTTTCGCGGCCTGAGCCGCTGGCCTGCACCTGCTTTCGATTGCGGCGTGCGGCGCGGGAGATTTCCAAGATCTATGACCAGGCGTTGGCCGGCGTGGGCCTGAGCCTCAACGAATATTCGATCCTGCGGCACAGCCGCTCGGAGCCGCGAATTCTGGGAGAACTGGCGCTGGCGCTGGGCATGGACCGCAGCACCCTGACACGCAACCTGAAACCCCTGATCGAATCCGGCTGGCTGGTGCAGACGCCGGGTCTCGACGCTCGCCAACGTCAGGTGGCGATCACCGCCGCAGGCCGCGCACGCCTGCGCCTGGCACGGCCCCATTGGCAACGGGCACAGCTGCAGATCCAGGCGCTGTTCGGCGAGGACCGGACACGCGGCCTGCATCACGACCTCGATGAATTGCACGAACGCTATGCCGCGCAGTTCGGGGGCCCGTCATGA